One genomic segment of Sanyastnella coralliicola includes these proteins:
- a CDS encoding PKD domain-containing protein: MPLNLRSNVLLILLLCLLPFAASATHIVGGEMYYEHIGGNEYEITLKVYRDCGPTNTNGTYFDDQASIGIFTAGILYDNLLIDISDAVITEVPVALENPCFVLPPDVCVEEAVYVAYIDLPPSPVGYDLIYQRCCRNPSIININFPEDSGATFFAHVPAEDVTTDNSNPQFNNFPPVALCANAEFFFDHSATDIDGDSLSYSFCAPLLGGTPEFPMPSPPAAPPYVPVSWATTFSDTYPITSDPGFNIDPVTGEITGTPTLPGQFVIGVCVEEWRNGVLLSTTNRDFQFNVTICDPTIIASIPEQEQFCDGLTFQFSQESINAEGFYWDFGDPTTDDDNSTDPSPVYTYADTGVYEVTLIANPGWSCADTTTTEYSAYPIIIPVIQQDDFVCINGNGVYDFVAAGDYDSDATFFWDFGPSANPSSSEDQNPEGVIFGEVETFDVTLTVFDNGCEETSVETYEVPLPPQASIVAQDSYCEGLTFTFENNSTNATEFTWDFGIPGDDDVTIEVEPQYTFPDTGEYVVTLIATAPGACPDTTTAEFGIYWLLDPYFLAPDPQCFEGNSFNFTGEGTEESQAVYTWEFDGPASQETSNFQNPTGINYDESGEFDVTLTIEANGCIDSYTAPVEIIPNPTIGFEGEGAACPPMNVHFDNTSFTATTANYVWDFGDGGTSTAANPTHTYTLPGTYTVSLQMTSTGFCAEVLNEVQVGIVTVYPVPYAAFDIEPNTVNILEPEVEVMDLSEGAIQVYYNFGDGGSSSESDLTYTYTDAGIFDVTQTVVNQYGCTAVATGEVSVEGFMFYAPNAFTPNHDGINDVFLPSVIGVTRYQIQIYNRWGDIIFESDDPNEPWLGNVDGGDHFAQDGMYVYRVVAHDLIGLPHEFEGHVVLLR, from the coding sequence ATGCCCTTGAATCTGAGATCGAACGTTTTACTAATCCTCCTGCTTTGCCTGTTGCCATTCGCGGCATCAGCAACGCATATCGTGGGTGGTGAAATGTACTACGAGCATATTGGGGGCAATGAGTACGAAATCACACTCAAGGTTTACCGCGATTGTGGTCCTACCAACACCAACGGCACCTATTTCGATGATCAAGCGAGCATCGGAATCTTTACCGCCGGAATTCTTTACGACAATCTCCTTATTGATATTTCAGACGCCGTCATTACTGAAGTACCGGTTGCCCTAGAAAATCCTTGCTTTGTGCTCCCTCCTGATGTTTGTGTTGAGGAGGCAGTTTATGTGGCTTACATTGATTTGCCGCCTAGTCCGGTTGGCTACGATCTAATCTACCAGCGTTGTTGTCGTAATCCGTCGATCATCAATATCAACTTCCCTGAAGATTCGGGAGCGACCTTCTTTGCGCACGTTCCTGCAGAAGATGTAACTACCGATAACTCGAATCCTCAGTTCAATAATTTTCCGCCAGTGGCTTTATGCGCTAACGCGGAATTCTTCTTCGATCACAGTGCGACAGATATTGATGGAGATAGCTTGTCTTACTCTTTTTGTGCGCCTTTGCTAGGCGGAACGCCGGAATTTCCAATGCCTTCGCCTCCAGCAGCTCCGCCCTACGTGCCTGTGAGCTGGGCTACAACCTTTAGCGATACCTACCCGATTACTTCTGATCCTGGCTTTAACATAGACCCCGTCACAGGGGAAATTACAGGTACCCCCACCCTCCCGGGTCAATTCGTCATCGGTGTTTGCGTGGAAGAGTGGAGAAACGGCGTGCTTCTCAGCACCACAAACCGAGATTTCCAGTTCAACGTGACGATCTGTGATCCCACCATTATTGCTTCTATTCCTGAACAAGAGCAATTCTGTGATGGACTAACATTCCAATTCTCTCAAGAATCCATCAACGCTGAAGGCTTCTATTGGGATTTCGGAGATCCAACCACAGACGATGATAACAGTACAGACCCGAGTCCGGTCTATACCTACGCTGACACGGGTGTTTACGAAGTAACGCTCATAGCCAATCCAGGCTGGAGCTGTGCAGATACCACGACTACGGAGTACTCGGCCTATCCGATCATTATTCCCGTCATCCAACAAGACGACTTTGTCTGCATCAATGGGAATGGCGTCTACGATTTCGTAGCGGCCGGTGATTACGATAGTGACGCTACCTTCTTCTGGGACTTTGGCCCATCAGCGAATCCGAGTTCCTCCGAAGATCAAAACCCCGAAGGCGTGATATTCGGGGAGGTCGAAACATTTGACGTCACGCTAACAGTCTTCGACAATGGTTGCGAGGAAACCTCGGTGGAAACTTATGAGGTTCCGCTGCCTCCTCAAGCCTCTATAGTGGCTCAAGACAGCTATTGCGAAGGACTCACATTCACCTTCGAAAACAACTCAACCAACGCCACAGAGTTCACTTGGGATTTCGGCATTCCAGGAGACGATGATGTGACCATAGAGGTAGAACCCCAATACACCTTCCCTGATACCGGAGAATACGTGGTTACACTCATTGCAACCGCGCCGGGTGCCTGTCCAGATACGACCACGGCAGAGTTTGGAATCTACTGGCTTCTAGACCCGTATTTCCTGGCTCCAGATCCACAGTGTTTTGAAGGGAACAGCTTCAACTTTACCGGAGAAGGCACCGAAGAGTCGCAAGCAGTTTACACTTGGGAGTTCGATGGCCCGGCTTCTCAAGAGACCTCAAACTTTCAGAACCCAACAGGCATTAACTACGATGAATCAGGAGAATTCGATGTGACCTTGACGATCGAGGCCAATGGATGTATCGATAGTTACACGGCACCAGTGGAGATCATTCCTAACCCAACCATCGGATTTGAAGGCGAAGGGGCTGCTTGTCCGCCGATGAATGTCCATTTCGACAACACCTCATTCACGGCAACCACGGCAAACTACGTCTGGGATTTCGGTGATGGCGGTACCTCAACCGCTGCGAACCCAACGCATACCTACACACTCCCTGGCACCTACACGGTTAGTCTTCAAATGACTTCCACCGGATTCTGTGCCGAGGTTTTGAATGAAGTACAAGTGGGTATTGTGACCGTTTATCCCGTGCCATATGCCGCCTTTGATATCGAACCGAATACTGTCAATATCCTAGAACCAGAAGTTGAGGTGATGGACCTTTCAGAGGGAGCTATTCAAGTGTACTACAACTTCGGAGACGGAGGATCAAGCTCAGAGTCTGACCTTACCTACACATACACAGATGCCGGTATTTTCGACGTTACGCAGACCGTGGTTAACCAATATGGGTGTACCGCTGTAGCAACAGGTGAAGTCTCTGTGGAAGGATTCATGTTCTACGCTCCGAACGCCTTTACTCCGAATCACGATGGGATCAACGACGTCTTCTTGCCAAGCGTTATTGGTGTTACTAGATACCAAATCCAGATCTACAACCGATGGGGTGATATCATATTCGAATCAGACGATCCGAATGAACCTTGGCTAGGAAATGTTGACGGAGGCGATCACTTCGCCCAAGACGGAATGTACGTCTATCGCGTCGTGGCTCATGACCTGATTGGCCTCCCTCATGAGTTTGAAGGACACGTTGTTCTTCTGCGTTAA